A single genomic interval of Paracoccus aestuarii harbors:
- a CDS encoding helix-turn-helix transcriptional regulator, producing MTDRADALLSAFATVLRRHRLAAGMTQEELAHKAGVSPRYVSLLETRKYHPTLATVDGIALALGIPLAAFVAEIEAERAAAGPRGS from the coding sequence ATGACCGATCGTGCCGATGCCCTCCTTTCCGCCTTCGCCACCGTCCTGCGCCGGCACCGCCTCGCCGCCGGGATGACCCAGGAGGAGCTGGCCCATAAGGCCGGCGTCAGCCCGCGCTACGTCTCGCTGCTCGAGACCCGCAAATACCATCCCACCCTCGCCACAGTTGACGGCATCGCGCTGGCGCTCGGGATACCGCTGGCGGCCTTCGTCGCCGAGATCGAGGCGGAGCGCGCCGCTGCCGGCCCCCGCGGGAGCTGA
- a CDS encoding response regulator, with amino-acid sequence MNNTAPYALVADDDALIRMDACDILSDAGFRCYEAATAEKALEILKEFGPNIRLLFSDVQMPPGTLTGFDLAWQCARKWPDIGILIASGGMTPGPGDMPPSGTFITKPFSAAVVHDHLRKILPDGEQPEQLEKAVYST; translated from the coding sequence ATGAACAACACCGCCCCCTACGCACTTGTCGCGGATGACGATGCTCTGATCAGGATGGATGCCTGCGACATCCTCTCGGATGCCGGCTTTAGATGCTATGAGGCCGCCACGGCGGAGAAGGCACTGGAGATCCTCAAGGAGTTTGGCCCCAATATCAGGCTGCTTTTCAGCGATGTGCAGATGCCCCCCGGAACGCTGACAGGGTTCGATCTGGCATGGCAATGCGCGCGCAAATGGCCAGATATCGGTATCCTGATCGCGTCGGGTGGGATGACGCCCGGGCCCGGCGACATGCCACCGAGCGGGACGTTCATCACCAAGCCATTCAGCGCCGCAGTCGTCCATGACCATCTCAGGAAGATCCTTCCGGATGGTGAGCAGCCGGAGCAACTGGAGAAAGCGGTGTATTCCACGTGA
- the kdpF gene encoding K(+)-transporting ATPase subunit F → MFDLILGLAVAAGLLGYLVVALMHPDRF, encoded by the coding sequence ATGTTCGATCTGATCCTCGGCCTCGCCGTTGCTGCGGGGCTTTTGGGCTATCTGGTCGTGGCGCTGATGCATCCCGACCGCTTCTGA
- a CDS encoding PAS domain-containing protein, with product MLVTDPGQPDNPITYVNQAFTNLTGYSREEILGTNCRFLQGPGTNQEDVAKVRQAIERREPIEIDLLNYRKDGTSFWNRLLVSPVFDTEGRLTHFFASQFDVSPERNRLAELAFEHGELEAEIAKRMQDIAMSEARLRFVLGAAGMGIWTFDVTNSRAIFSRQCLENFGRDPQEKFGLDELRDAILPDDMPRWQEAMEAGIRDRCEVQVDYRIMTPGGEIRWIEIKGHVITAPDDPQITMVGVSQNITERKRAEEHRRLLSRELAHRVKNSLATAQAVFRHSLRGARDLDDARDKAMGRIQAMSTAQDLLTRESLTRAELRETVEEALKPFKTFDIRVDGPEITLHEKGVSAFILALYELATNSLKYGALSADGGRVTIQWRLCDDDPNRFQFDWVEEGGPPVTAPKRQGFGTSIIETSTPADLDGTATLSFDPAGVRYRLEAPLPV from the coding sequence ATGCTGGTCACGGACCCCGGCCAGCCCGACAACCCGATCACCTATGTCAATCAAGCCTTCACGAACCTGACCGGCTATAGCCGGGAGGAGATCCTGGGCACGAACTGCCGGTTCCTGCAGGGCCCCGGCACCAATCAAGAGGACGTGGCAAAAGTCCGTCAGGCGATCGAACGCAGAGAGCCCATCGAGATCGACCTGCTGAACTACCGCAAGGACGGCACGTCCTTCTGGAACCGTCTCCTTGTCTCGCCGGTCTTCGACACCGAAGGGCGGCTGACGCATTTCTTCGCATCCCAGTTCGACGTCTCGCCCGAGCGGAACCGCTTGGCTGAACTGGCCTTCGAGCATGGCGAACTCGAGGCGGAGATCGCCAAACGGATGCAGGATATCGCCATGTCCGAGGCACGCCTGCGCTTCGTGCTGGGCGCGGCGGGGATGGGGATCTGGACATTCGACGTGACGAACAGCCGGGCGATCTTCTCCAGGCAGTGCCTCGAGAATTTCGGCCGTGATCCGCAGGAGAAGTTCGGTCTCGATGAGCTTCGTGATGCCATCCTCCCCGATGACATGCCGCGGTGGCAGGAGGCCATGGAGGCGGGCATTCGCGATCGGTGCGAGGTCCAGGTCGACTATCGCATCATGACGCCGGGCGGAGAGATCCGCTGGATCGAGATCAAGGGTCATGTCATCACGGCCCCGGACGATCCGCAGATCACCATGGTGGGCGTCTCGCAGAACATCACCGAACGCAAGCGGGCCGAGGAGCATCGGCGCCTCCTGTCCCGGGAACTGGCCCATCGCGTCAAGAACTCGCTGGCGACGGCGCAGGCGGTCTTCAGGCATTCGCTGCGGGGCGCACGGGATCTGGACGATGCGCGGGACAAGGCCATGGGTCGCATTCAGGCGATGTCCACGGCACAGGACCTTCTGACACGGGAGAGCCTGACGCGTGCCGAGCTGCGGGAAACGGTCGAGGAGGCCCTGAAGCCTTTCAAGACCTTTGACATTCGTGTCGATGGGCCAGAGATCACCTTGCACGAAAAGGGCGTTTCCGCCTTCATTCTGGCGCTCTACGAACTCGCGACGAATTCGCTGAAATATGGTGCGCTCAGTGCCGATGGTGGCAGGGTCACGATTCAGTGGCGTCTTTGCGACGATGATCCGAACCGGTTTCAGTTCGATTGGGTCGAGGAGGGCGGTCCACCTGTCACCGCGCCCAAGCGTCAAGGCTTCGGGACGTCCATCATCGAGACATCGACACCGGCTGATCTTGATGGCACCGCAACGCTCTCGTTCGATCCGGCTGGTGTCAGATACAGGCTGGAAGCTCCGTTGCCGGTCTGA
- a CDS encoding AbrB/MazE/SpoVT family DNA-binding domain-containing protein, translating into MQVAKWGNSLAVRLPAELVRDMGLKEGDQIDLLPDDGPLRIRRLPRADEVLDGLRRFRGRLPASERLSRDAAHER; encoded by the coding sequence ATGCAGGTCGCAAAATGGGGCAACTCACTGGCTGTTCGGCTCCCTGCGGAACTGGTGCGGGACATGGGCCTCAAAGAGGGAGATCAGATCGATCTGCTGCCGGATGACGGCCCTCTGAGGATCCGGCGCCTGCCCCGTGCCGACGAGGTGCTGGACGGGTTGCGTCGCTTTCGCGGCAGACTGCCCGCCTCCGAACGGCTGAGCCGCGACGCCGCGCATGAGCGTTGA
- a CDS encoding PIN domain-containing protein, with protein MSVEFVDTNVILYLLDDGPKADRAEAILAQGPRISVQVLNEAMVNCRRKAGMDWNDTASFLAGVRALCPVEDLTLRTHDVGRALAERYGFSVYDAMIVAAALIAGCETLWTEDMHAGLLVEGQLRLVNPFA; from the coding sequence ATGAGCGTTGAGTTCGTCGACACGAACGTCATTCTCTATCTGCTGGATGACGGCCCCAAGGCCGACCGCGCCGAAGCCATTCTGGCTCAGGGCCCCCGTATCAGTGTGCAGGTGCTGAATGAGGCGATGGTCAATTGTCGTCGCAAGGCGGGCATGGACTGGAACGACACGGCCAGTTTTTTGGCAGGGGTGCGGGCGCTGTGCCCTGTCGAGGATCTCACTCTGCGCACCCATGACGTCGGTCGCGCGCTTGCCGAGCGCTATGGGTTTTCGGTCTATGACGCGATGATCGTCGCGGCAGCCTTGATTGCCGGGTGCGAGACCTTGTGGACGGAGGACATGCATGCAGGCCTCCTGGTCGAAGGCCAGCTGCGGTTGGTCAATCCCTTCGCCTGA